A single genomic interval of Streptomyces graminofaciens harbors:
- the kynU gene encoding kynureninase has translation MSELVTELTAQAEKLDAADELAAKRAEFALDDAVYLDGNSLGALPANVPARVEDVVRRQWGSLRIRSWDESGWWTAPERIGDRIAPLVGAAPGQIVVGDSTSVNVFKAVVAAVRLAESAGDGARDEILVDATTFPTDGYIAESAARLTGRTLRPVTPSEVRDALSGRTAAVLLNHVDYRTGRLHDLPGLTAAIHEAGAYAVWDLCHSAGALPVGLDEHGVDLAVGCTYKYLNGGPGSPAYLYVRRDLQPRFDSPLPGWNSHAEPFGMNPSYEPATGAPRGRVGTPDILSMLALEAALDVWEGVSIDQIRAKSLALTDFFLHCVAAYVPEGRVESLTPTAHRERGSQIALRCSDAGEVMKRLIAQGVIGDFRHPDVLRFGFTPLYVGYGDVERAARVLGEMLV, from the coding sequence ATGTCCGAGCTCGTGACCGAACTGACGGCGCAGGCCGAGAAGCTGGACGCGGCCGACGAACTGGCCGCCAAGCGCGCGGAGTTCGCCCTCGACGACGCGGTGTACCTCGATGGCAACTCCCTCGGCGCGCTCCCCGCGAACGTCCCCGCCCGCGTCGAGGACGTCGTACGCCGCCAGTGGGGCTCCCTCCGCATCCGTTCCTGGGACGAGAGCGGCTGGTGGACCGCGCCCGAGCGGATCGGCGACCGTATCGCCCCGCTGGTCGGCGCGGCCCCCGGCCAGATCGTGGTGGGCGACTCCACGAGCGTCAACGTCTTCAAGGCGGTCGTGGCGGCCGTACGCCTGGCGGAGTCCGCCGGTGACGGCGCCCGGGACGAGATCCTGGTCGACGCGACGACGTTCCCGACCGACGGCTACATCGCCGAGTCGGCCGCCCGGCTGACGGGCCGTACGCTGCGCCCGGTGACCCCGTCGGAGGTACGGGACGCGCTGAGCGGCCGTACGGCGGCCGTCCTGCTGAACCACGTCGACTACCGCACGGGCCGCCTGCACGACCTGCCCGGCCTGACGGCGGCCATCCACGAGGCGGGCGCGTACGCCGTCTGGGACCTGTGCCACAGCGCGGGCGCCCTGCCGGTGGGGCTCGACGAGCACGGCGTGGACCTGGCGGTCGGCTGCACGTACAAGTACCTGAACGGCGGCCCGGGTTCACCCGCGTACCTCTACGTACGGCGCGACCTCCAGCCGCGCTTCGACTCCCCGTTGCCGGGCTGGAACTCCCACGCGGAGCCGTTCGGCATGAACCCGTCGTACGAACCGGCGACGGGCGCGCCGCGGGGTCGCGTGGGCACGCCGGACATCCTGTCGATGCTGGCCCTGGAGGCGGCCCTGGACGTCTGGGAGGGAGTCTCGATCGACCAGATCAGAGCCAAGTCCCTGGCCTTGACGGACTTCTTCCTCCACTGCGTGGCGGCGTACGTCCCCGAGGGCCGCGTCGAGTCCCTCACCCCGACGGCACACCGGGAACGCGGTAGCCAGATAGCGCTCCGCTGCTCCGACGCGGGCGAGGTCATGAAGCGCCTCATCGCCCAGGGAGTCATAGGCGACTTCCGCCACCCCGACGTCCTCCGCTTCGGCTTCACGCCGTTGTACGTGGGATACGGGGATGTGGAGCGGGCGG